TCATGTCACGAACAAAGATAGAGGTGAAAAAATGAATTGGATTGAAGAAGTAAGAAATCCTACAAATATAGAAAGTTTTTGGTGTCCTTGTAAAGGAGAAATATGCTTATTTAAAAGTTGTACATGTTATGGTGGGGCATGCCATTACAATTGTGAATGGAAATATATATGCTACTCACAATTAACACCATAATTAAAAAAGGAGAGAAAATTATGCAATGGATCGAGAAAAATAATGATTATATGCTTGAATTTGAAATTTCTTGCTCAATTTTAAGATTTATATGTCCGTGTTTTGGAGTAGAATGTTTAATAGCATGTAAATGCGATGGAAATGGAATATGTTATGAGAAAGGATGATATAAATGAAACCATCAAAATATAATTTTATTTTTGAAGATAATGGAGAAATATTAGCATATAATGCCTTAAGTGGTGGATTTGCAATAATTGAACCTGAAGTAAAAGATGCATTAATGTCAGAAAATAACTTAAAACAATTTAAAAACAAAAAAGAAAATAAGAAAATATATGAAGAATTAAAAAAAGGAAAGTTTATTGTTGATTTTGATGAATTAAAATATATAGAATTCATATATAATTCATTAAAGTTTGAAAAAAAAGGATTGGGTTTAACCATCGCACCTACAATGAGTTGTAATTTTGCATGCGAGTACTGTTATGAATCAAGAAATAAAGTATTTATGGATAAAGAAGTAAAAAAGTCTATTGTGAATTTTGTAAAACAATATATAGATGAAATAAAATATTTATCGGTATCGTGGTATGGTGGAGAACCGCTATTAGATTTAAAAACAATAAAAGAATTATCGAAGGAGTTTATAAACCTTTGTGAAAATAATGATATAAAATATAATGCATCAATTGTCACAAATGGATATTTGTTAAATGCAAAAATAGCCAAGGTATTAAAAAAGCTAAGGATAAAAACAGTTCAAATTACAATAGATGGGCCTAAAGACATTCATGATAGAAGGAGACCTTTGATCAATGGAAAAGGTAGTTTTGATACAATAATAAATAATATAAAAGAAGTAAAAGATTATTTTGAACATATAAGTATAAGAATAAATATAGATAAAACAAATGAAGATAAAATAACTGAATTATTAAAATATCTAAAAAGCGAAGGATTAACAGAAAAGAATTGTAGGCCATATCTTGCTTTTGTAGATGTATCAACAGAAGTATGTAAAGATATAGAAATAAACTGTATTGATATAAAAAATCGTTCAAAATATATGGTTGAAAAGGCAAAAGAAGCATATGAAGAAGGGATAAATATTATAAAGTATCCAACTCCAATGTATTCACAATGTGGAGCAGTAAAACCAAATAGTTTTGTAATAGATCCAGAAGGATATATGTATAAATGTTGGCATGAAGTTGGAATAAAAGCATTAGCAATAGGAAATATAAAAGGAAACGAAAAAAACAAAAATTTTGATAGATATTTAAAATGGAATACATTTAATCCTTTAAATTATAAGGAATGTAAAAATTGTAAGTTTTTACCATTATGTATGGGTGGTTGTCCTGATAAAACATTGTTTAAGTATGGTGGAATAAATGAAGAAAGTTGTACAATGTATAAATACAATCTTGAGGAAATGTTAAAAATGCATTTAAAGGCAAAATTGAAAAATGGTTTTTTACCTATACCAATAATGGACTCTTAAAAAATAGTGTCCAGCAAGAAGTAAATAAGAGATGAAAAATATTAATAATGTATAACACGAAGAAGAGGAGTGAAAATAATACAAAAAAGTCCTGAAGAAATAACGAAAGAAAAGCACGAAATGAAAGAAAATGTAAGAAAAAATGGGATAAAAATAAATAGACTGAATTTAAAACAATTCAGCATATAAAAAAGATTAAATTTAATTGGAGTAAAAAATTACGAGAAATAACTGAATAATTAATTTTTAATGTAAATGGATTTAGTTTTGCTATAGAAGCCAGTAAATGGTCTATACACAAATCATGAGCAAGGAAAGCAGAACAGATAAAAAAAGATTAACAAGATTAGCATCAAGAGAAATAGCATTAATATGACGTAATTTAGTATGAGAAATATAGGATTCAATATTAGCAAAAAGAGATTCAATACGAACACGCAACTTATAGGTTTCTTTAAAGAAAGAAGAATTTCTAAAACTAAAATTATCTTTAGAGAAATTTTGATATTTATAACAATTAGTACATGAATCTGGTTTATCATCAAAAGGACAAACGAATTTAGAACGATAAATATCACGTTTAGATTCATGATATTGTTTTAAGAGTTATACCGCAATCACCTTTAGGTATATCCATAGAAGAATTAGCTCTTAAAGGGATAAAAGCGATACCGCCAAAAACATTATGAACAAAATCATAAATCTTAGAAGAGTCATAACCCTTATCAGCAATAACTTTTGAACCAGTAACTTCAAGATAGAGCATAAGCAAATCAATAAGTTTAGGGAAAC
This window of the Marinitoga sp. 38H-ov genome carries:
- a CDS encoding radical SAM protein; the encoded protein is MKPSKYNFIFEDNGEILAYNALSGGFAIIEPEVKDALMSENNLKQFKNKKENKKIYEELKKGKFIVDFDELKYIEFIYNSLKFEKKGLGLTIAPTMSCNFACEYCYESRNKVFMDKEVKKSIVNFVKQYIDEIKYLSVSWYGGEPLLDLKTIKELSKEFINLCENNDIKYNASIVTNGYLLNAKIAKVLKKLRIKTVQITIDGPKDIHDRRRPLINGKGSFDTIINNIKEVKDYFEHISIRINIDKTNEDKITELLKYLKSEGLTEKNCRPYLAFVDVSTEVCKDIEINCIDIKNRSKYMVEKAKEAYEEGINIIKYPTPMYSQCGAVKPNSFVIDPEGYMYKCWHEVGIKALAIGNIKGNEKNKNFDRYLKWNTFNPLNYKECKNCKFLPLCMGGCPDKTLFKYGGINEESCTMYKYNLEEMLKMHLKAKLKNGFLPIPIMDS